The Melopsittacus undulatus isolate bMelUnd1 chromosome 12, bMelUnd1.mat.Z, whole genome shotgun sequence genome has a segment encoding these proteins:
- the FZD10 gene encoding frizzled-10, translated as MGPAARTVLQPLLVLCGLSGLCAGISSIDIDRPGDGRCQPIEIPMCKDIGYNMTRMPNLMGHENQREAAIQLHEFAPLVEYGCHSHLKFFLCSLYAPMCTEQVSTPIPACRVMCEQARLKCSPIMEQFNFKWPDSLDCSKLPNKNDPNYLCMEAPNNGSDEPPRGSSMLPPMFRPQRPSSGHDLQQHKDSLSRTSCENPGKFHHVEKSASCAPLCTPGVDVYWSKDDKKFAVIWIAIWSILCFFSSAFTVLTFLIDPQRFKYPERPIIFLSMCYCVYSVGYIIRLFSGAENIACDRDNGQLYVIQEGLESTGCTIVFLVLYYFGMASSLWWVILTLTWFLAAGKKWGHEAIEANSSYFHLAAWAIPAVKTIMILVMRRVAGDELTGLCYVGSMDVNALTGFVLIPLACYLIIGTSFILSGFVALFHIRRVMKTGGENTDKLEKLMVRIGVFSVLYTVPATCVIACYFYERLNMDYWKIVATQQKCKMNNQTKNLDCMMNNSIPAVEIFMVKIFMLLVVGITSGMWIWTSKTLQSWQNVCSQRLKKRSRRKPASVITNSGIYKKPQHPQKTHLAKYESTLQPPTCV; from the coding sequence ATGGGGCCGGCGGCGAGGACCgtcctgcagcccctgctggTGCTCTGCGGGCTGAGCGGCCTCTGCGCGGGGATAAGCTCCATAGACATTGACCGCCCCGGTGACGGAAGGTGCCAGCCGATAGAAATCCCCATGTGCAAGGATATAGGGTACAACATGACAAGGATGCCTAACCTGATGGGACACGAAAACCAAAGGGAAGCTGCTATTCAGCTGCACGAGTTTGCCCCCTTGGTGGAGTACGGTTGCCACAGCCATCTGAAATTTTTTCTGTGCTCCCTCTATGCCCCTATGTGCACAGAGCAGGTTTCTACACCGATCCCAGCCTGCAGGGTTATGTGCGAGCAGGCCAGGCTGAAATGCTCTCCTATTATGGAGCAGTTCAATTTCAAATGGCCAGACTCCTTAGACTGCAGCAAACTGCCCAACAAGAATGACCCCAATTACCTTTGCATGGAAGCCCCCAACAACGGGTCAGATGAGCCACCGAGAGGATCTAGCATGCTGCCACCAATGTTTCGGCCGCAGCGTCCCAGCAGTGGCCACGATCTGCAGCAGCATAAGGACAGTCTGAGCAGAACCTCCTGTGAAAATCCTGGCAAGTTCCACCATGTGGAAAAGAGTGCTTCCTGCGCACCTCTCTGCACGCCAGGGGTTGATGTTTACTGGAGCAAGGATGACAAAAAATTTGCTGTCATTTGGATTGCCATCTGGTCCATTCTGTGCTTCTTCTCCAGTGCTTTTACTGTACTCACTTTTCTGATAGATCCTCAGCGTTTCAAGTACCCCGAGAGGCCCATCATCTTCCTCTCCATGTGCTACTGCGTCTATTCAGTGGGGTACATTATTCGCCTCTTTTCAGGTGCTGAAAATATCGCCTGTGATAGGGACAATGGCCAACTCTATGTCATCCAGGAAGGACTGGAGAGCACTGGCTGCACCATTGTGTTCCTGGTTCTGTATTATTTTGGTATGGCAAGTTCCTTGTGGTGGGTAATCTTGACTTTAACTTGGTTTCTAGCAGCTGGGAAAAAATGGGGGCACGAAGCGATTGAAGCAAACAGTAGCTACTTCCATTTGGCAGCATGGGCCATTCCGGCTGTGAAGACCATCATGATCCTAGTTATGAGAAGGGTGGCCGGAGATGAGCTGACAGGGTTGTGCTATGTTGGAAGCATGGATGTGAATGCCTTGACAGGGTTTGTGCTCATTCCTTTGGCTTGTTATCTAATCATTGGCACTTCTTTTATTCTCTCTGGTTTTGTGGCCCTTTTTCATATTAGGAGGGTGATGAAAACAGGTGGAGAAAATACTGACAAGTTGGAGAAACTTATGGTCAGGATTGGTGTCTTCTCAGTCTTATATACAGTGCCTGCAACTTGTGTGATAGCTTGCTACTTTTATGAAAGACTTAATATGGATTATTGGAAAATTGTGGCAACTCAGCAGAAATGCAAGATGAACAACCAGACAAAAAATTTAGACTGTATGATGAATAACTCTATTCCAGCAGTAGAAATCTTTATGGTCAAGATTTTTATGTTGTTAGTGGTGGGCATTACTAGCGGGATGTGGATCTGGACTTCCAAGACCCTTCAGTCCTGGCAAAATGTTTGTAGTCAAAGATTaaagaagaggagcaggagaaaacCTGCGAGTGTTATCACAAATAGCGGCATCTACAAAAAACCTCAACATCCACAGAAAACTCACCTCGCAAAATACGAATCGACATTACAACCACCTACTTGTGTGTGA